In Fundidesulfovibrio soli, the following are encoded in one genomic region:
- a CDS encoding ABC transporter ATP-binding protein/permease, whose translation MFFDPKLPDKLYKRTLFSWVLTSNLKLQGILLAVIVVTVSIRVLPLEMQKKIINEAIGGQKVQLLLLYCGYYLAAVVSGSALKFAISALQARIGQESLADMRKKLYAHILTLPINFFRKSSPGMIVSSLVTEVANAGDFVGQAIAVPVTNILTLLAFAGYLFYLNPLLAGLSMVLYPLALIFVPMMQRRSNEANRERVDTGRTMSTMIGETVAGIHEIHANASFRHENNRFSDITDKQYRIRLRWTLWKFAIKNSNNFFQSLGPFVLFLVGGWLAINGRFDLGALVAFLSANEKLYDPWKELMDFYQTWQDAKVSYNRVMEYFAEDCEFALEPAEAREPLSLKGRVEVKDLVMEAQGGIKLLKGVSVSVEPGQHLALVGFSGSGKSTLALCIAQIYRYSAGHALLGGHEIADMAKSDLAENMGFVPQHPFIFDGSIRQNLLYGVNSRMVDKGQDPAEFEPSLDELIEITQQVGLFLDVLRFGLNTVFRKGKKEHLVQKIIAIREAYATKKGEDLRGLVEFFDEGRYLQYASVAENLVFGNANDEAYLPDNLPRNADFRDFLQDAGLMVVLLELGKALAMQTVDILKLVPGADASFFEQTPVRQEEFESDLLLAEHLERTSISELSDEERDRLLTLALRFTPGRHTLAPLTVELERKLLSGRALFMDRIAASAPEKVSFYRRDNYIHTQTILDNILFGRLKSENPKMLERVNKSIIRLLIAQDMLERIVELGLDFQVGTMGDRLSGGQRQKVALARAFLKNPPLLLLDEATAALDNASQTRIQNLLENRWKGRSTVIAVVHRLDTIKNYDIIAVMKAGQIVESGSYQELIDRKGMLYELVHGPRAGA comes from the coding sequence ATGTTTTTCGATCCGAAACTGCCGGATAAGCTCTACAAGCGTACGCTCTTCTCCTGGGTTCTCACCAGCAATCTGAAGCTCCAGGGCATACTGTTGGCCGTGATCGTGGTCACGGTCTCCATCAGGGTGCTGCCCCTGGAGATGCAGAAGAAGATCATCAACGAGGCCATCGGCGGGCAGAAAGTCCAGCTTCTGCTGCTCTACTGCGGCTACTACCTGGCCGCGGTGGTCTCCGGCTCGGCGCTCAAGTTCGCCATCAGCGCGCTCCAGGCCCGGATCGGGCAGGAGTCCCTGGCGGACATGCGCAAGAAGCTCTATGCCCACATCCTGACCCTGCCCATCAACTTCTTCCGCAAATCAAGCCCGGGCATGATCGTCTCCTCCCTGGTGACGGAGGTGGCCAACGCGGGCGACTTCGTGGGCCAGGCCATCGCCGTGCCCGTGACCAACATCCTGACGCTGCTGGCCTTCGCCGGGTACCTCTTCTACCTCAACCCGCTGCTGGCCGGGCTCTCCATGGTGCTCTACCCCCTGGCGCTCATCTTCGTGCCCATGATGCAGCGCCGCTCCAACGAGGCCAACCGCGAACGGGTGGACACCGGGCGCACCATGTCCACCATGATCGGGGAAACCGTCGCGGGCATCCACGAGATCCACGCCAACGCCTCCTTCCGCCACGAGAACAACCGCTTCAGCGACATCACCGACAAGCAGTACCGCATCCGGCTGCGCTGGACCCTCTGGAAGTTCGCCATCAAGAACTCCAACAACTTCTTCCAGTCCCTGGGGCCGTTCGTGCTCTTCCTGGTGGGCGGCTGGCTGGCCATCAACGGCCGGTTCGACCTGGGCGCGCTGGTGGCCTTCCTCTCGGCCAACGAGAAGCTCTACGACCCCTGGAAGGAGCTCATGGACTTCTACCAGACCTGGCAGGACGCCAAGGTGAGCTACAACCGGGTCATGGAGTATTTCGCGGAGGACTGCGAGTTCGCCCTGGAGCCCGCCGAAGCGCGTGAGCCCCTCTCCCTGAAGGGCCGCGTGGAGGTCAAGGACCTGGTGATGGAGGCCCAGGGCGGCATCAAGCTGCTCAAGGGCGTCTCCGTCAGCGTGGAGCCGGGGCAGCACCTGGCCCTGGTGGGCTTCTCGGGCTCGGGCAAGTCCACCCTGGCCCTATGCATCGCCCAGATCTACCGCTACTCCGCAGGGCACGCGCTGCTGGGCGGGCACGAAATTGCGGACATGGCCAAGTCCGACCTGGCGGAGAACATGGGCTTCGTGCCCCAGCACCCCTTCATCTTCGACGGCTCCATCCGCCAGAACCTGCTCTACGGCGTGAACTCCCGCATGGTGGACAAGGGCCAGGACCCCGCCGAGTTCGAGCCCAGCCTGGACGAGCTCATCGAGATCACCCAGCAGGTGGGCCTGTTCCTGGACGTGCTGCGCTTCGGCCTGAACACCGTGTTCCGCAAAGGCAAGAAGGAACACCTGGTCCAGAAGATCATCGCCATCCGCGAAGCCTACGCCACCAAGAAAGGGGAGGATCTGCGCGGGCTGGTGGAGTTCTTCGACGAGGGCCGCTACCTGCAGTACGCCTCCGTGGCCGAGAACCTTGTCTTCGGCAACGCCAACGACGAGGCCTACCTGCCCGACAACCTGCCCCGCAACGCCGACTTCAGGGACTTCCTGCAGGATGCCGGGCTCATGGTCGTGCTCCTGGAGCTGGGCAAGGCCCTGGCCATGCAGACGGTGGACATCCTCAAGCTGGTGCCCGGCGCGGACGCCTCCTTCTTCGAGCAGACCCCGGTGCGACAGGAGGAGTTCGAGAGCGACCTCCTGCTGGCCGAGCACCTGGAGCGCACGTCCATCAGCGAACTGAGCGACGAGGAGCGCGACCGCCTGCTCACCCTGGCCCTGCGCTTCACCCCTGGGCGGCACACCCTGGCGCCCCTGACCGTGGAGCTTGAGCGCAAGCTGCTCTCCGGCCGGGCCCTGTTCATGGACCGCATCGCGGCCAGCGCGCCCGAGAAGGTCAGCTTCTACCGGCGCGACAACTACATCCACACCCAGACCATCCTGGACAACATCCTCTTCGGCAGGCTCAAGAGCGAAAACCCCAAAATGCTGGAGCGGGTGAACAAGTCCATCATCCGGCTGCTCATCGCCCAGGACATGCTGGAGCGCATCGTGGAGCTGGGCCTCGACTTCCAGGTGGGAACCATGGGCGACAGGCTCTCCGGCGGGCAGCGGCAGAAGGTGGCCCTGGCCCGGGCCTTCCTCAAGAACCCGCCGCTGCTCCTGCTGGACGAGGCCACCGCCGCGCTGGACAACGCCTCCCAGACGCGCATCCAGAACCTGCTGGAGAACCGCTGGAAGGGGCGGTCCACGGTCATCGCCGTGGTGCACCGCCTCGATACGATCAAGAACTACGACATCATCGCCGTGATGAAAGCCGGACAGATCGTCGAATCCGGCTCCTACCAGGAGCTGATAGATAGAAAGGGGATGCTCTATGAGCTCGTCCACGGACCCAGGGCAGGCGCCTGA
- a CDS encoding Crp/Fnr family transcriptional regulator: MSSSTDPGQAPEACGYSDFLDIMRGLPLFAKVPLEVSKVLAYLSRLEEFQTGDVLVREGEHAETFYYVTCGSIVVSRLAGGEPVVMRRFTAGECLGGLALILGGRSLFTLQAETRTSAMTLGREQFLKTVQRFPQVEPAMLQSLAEHVLAWEERFLTRHPEQFAQFGQDFGLTLY, encoded by the coding sequence ATGAGCTCGTCCACGGACCCAGGGCAGGCGCCTGAGGCCTGCGGGTACAGCGACTTCCTGGACATCATGCGCGGGCTGCCGCTGTTCGCCAAGGTGCCGCTGGAAGTCAGCAAGGTGCTAGCCTACCTGAGCCGCCTCGAGGAGTTCCAGACGGGCGACGTCCTGGTGCGCGAAGGCGAACACGCCGAGACGTTCTACTACGTCACCTGCGGCAGCATCGTGGTCAGCCGCCTGGCGGGGGGCGAGCCCGTGGTGATGCGCCGCTTCACGGCGGGGGAGTGCCTGGGCGGCCTAGCCCTGATCCTGGGCGGCAGGAGCCTGTTCACTCTGCAAGCCGAGACCCGCACCTCGGCCATGACCCTGGGGCGCGAGCAGTTCCTCAAGACCGTGCAGCGCTTCCCCCAGGTGGAGCCGGCCATGCTCCAGTCGCTTGCCGAGCACGTGCTCGCCTGGGAGGAGCGCTTCCTGACGCGGCACCCGGAGCAGTTCGCCCAGTTCGGGCAGGATTTCGGCCTGACCCTCTATTGA
- a CDS encoding Fur family transcriptional regulator → MQDPHVLFNDYAAKQRLKMTPQRRHILDVFLEQSGHVTSEELYELVKKAYKTIGQATVYRTLKLLSGAGIAKEVDFGDGVTRYELQQGDDHHDHLICEGCGENVEVLDEEIEKLQEQVAARHGYRLTRHKMYLYGVCPKCQGKKKS, encoded by the coding sequence ATGCAAGACCCGCACGTCCTGTTCAACGACTACGCCGCAAAACAGCGCCTCAAGATGACGCCGCAGCGACGGCACATCCTGGACGTATTTCTGGAGCAGAGCGGGCACGTCACCTCGGAGGAACTCTACGAGTTGGTCAAGAAGGCCTACAAGACCATCGGCCAGGCCACGGTCTACCGCACGCTCAAGCTGCTCTCCGGCGCGGGCATTGCCAAAGAGGTCGACTTCGGCGACGGCGTGACCCGCTACGAGCTGCAGCAGGGCGACGACCACCACGACCACCTCATCTGCGAAGGCTGCGGAGAGAACGTGGAGGTGCTCGACGAGGAGATCGAAAAGCTCCAGGAGCAGGTGGCCGCGCGCCACGGCTACCGCCTGACCCGCCACAAGATGTACCTCTACGGCGTATGCCCGAAGTGCCAGGGGAAGAAGAAGTCCTGA
- a CDS encoding RNA polymerase sigma factor, protein MRKAQDADPSDADAIDLVLSGRTDAFAVLVRRHQDYLFALLRRHLPASEVAEVAQEAFIQAFEKLGQLRDKAAFRAWLSSLALRRAIRYWRGVGSRNEVSMDAEGPDGSSWAEAYMAGESQARHEDALRRREAGSVVSWLLGKVKPEDRVALGLFYGREHELSEIAEMLGWSLEKVKVRLHRARKLMAKALNQAALEGEG, encoded by the coding sequence ATGAGAAAAGCACAAGACGCCGACCCGAGCGACGCCGATGCGATCGACTTGGTGCTTTCAGGCAGGACCGACGCCTTCGCAGTGCTCGTCCGGCGGCACCAGGACTATCTGTTCGCCCTGCTGCGCCGCCACCTGCCTGCCTCTGAAGTGGCGGAGGTGGCCCAGGAGGCCTTCATCCAGGCTTTCGAGAAGCTCGGCCAGTTGCGCGACAAGGCCGCCTTCCGCGCCTGGCTGTCCTCCCTGGCCTTGCGGCGGGCGATCCGCTACTGGCGCGGGGTCGGTTCGCGCAACGAGGTCTCGATGGATGCCGAAGGCCCGGACGGCAGCTCCTGGGCGGAGGCCTACATGGCCGGCGAGTCCCAGGCCCGTCACGAGGATGCGCTCAGGCGGCGGGAGGCCGGGTCCGTGGTGTCGTGGCTGCTCGGGAAGGTCAAACCGGAGGACAGGGTGGCCCTGGGGCTCTTCTACGGGCGGGAGCACGAGCTCTCCGAGATAGCCGAGATGCTCGGCTGGAGCCTCGAGAAGGTCAAGGTCCGGCTGCACAGGGCCCGCAAGTTGATGGCCAAGGCCTTGAACCAGGCGGCTCTTGAGGGGGAAGGATGA